The Lutibacter profundi region TCACAACTTGTACCGTTCCTTTTGTTGCTTGTTTTAACAATACTTTACCTTTTTGTTCTATTTTATTAACTGCTTCATTAGAGGCATGCCTTATCGTATATAATGAAACATTCTCAGTATAGTGTATCTTATATTTTGACTCTAATACTACTAAAAGATTTCTAAAATTATTGAATTTATCTTCAATACAAACTGAAAAACTTAACGCTGAATTTTGAATTAAATTTACTTTGAGTTTATTATTGTGTAAAATTTTAAAAATATCACTTAAATTATATTCAACCATAAATGAAAAATCTAATGCTGAAATTGAAATTAATATTTGGTGTTCTTTTAAAATAAAACAAGGAATCTCAGGAAATAGAGAAGGCCCTTTTTTTACTGTTGTCCCCTTTTTTTCTAAATTATAAAAAGACCTCACATACAATGGGATATTTTTATTTTCAAGAGGTTTTAATGTTTTTGGATGTATAACCGATGCTCCATAAAAAGCCATTTCAATAGCTTCTGAATATGAAATTTGCTGTAATAACTGTGTGTTTTCAAAAGAACTTGGATTGGCATTAAAAACACCTTCAACATCTTTCCAAATTGTAATGCTTTTTGCACTTAAACAATAGGCAAAAATTGCCGCTGAATAATCTGATCCTTCACGCCCTAATGTAGTAGTTACATTATTTTTTGAGCTACAACCACTAATAAACCCCTGAGTAATACACAATTGATTTTTGTCTAAATTTAAAATATTTGCAGTAGTTTGCTCCCAATTTACATGGGCATCTCTATAATTTGAATCTGTTTTAATATACGCTCTTACATCAATCCAATAATTTTCAATGTTAT contains the following coding sequences:
- a CDS encoding aspartate kinase; this translates as MKIFKFGGASVKDAEGVRNVLRVLKHEGFQKTLIIVSAMGKMTNAFENIVTAYYNKTNDLDQKIEFVRAFHLKIVDELSFTKNNAIFIEVEKLFGEMIGFLITNKSKDYNFIYDQIVGFGELLSTKIIGAYLNKNNIENYWIDVRAYIKTDSNYRDAHVNWEQTTANILNLDKNQLCITQGFISGCSSKNNVTTTLGREGSDYSAAIFAYCLSAKSITIWKDVEGVFNANPSSFENTQLLQQISYSEAIEMAFYGASVIHPKTLKPLENKNIPLYVRSFYNLEKKGTTVKKGPSLFPEIPCFILKEHQILISISALDFSFMVEYNLSDIFKILHNNKLKVNLIQNSALSFSVCIEDKFNNFRNLLVVLESKYKIHYTENVSLYTIRHASNEAVNKIEQKGKVLLKQATKGTVQVVIQ